A genome region from Phoenix dactylifera cultivar Barhee BC4 chromosome 18, palm_55x_up_171113_PBpolish2nd_filt_p, whole genome shotgun sequence includes the following:
- the LOC103700024 gene encoding AT-hook motif nuclear-localized protein 20-like, with protein sequence MKRRKKRRRRRHSSLYTGKLANHWWPGHLGLPGAEPASISPGTKNQETPPKEADPSGSATAPNDDEERENSSEPKEGDVVASTRRPRGRPPGSKNKPKPPIFITRDSPNALHSHVMEVQGGADVADAIAQFARRRQRGVCVLSGAGIVANVALRQPSAPGSVVALHGRFEILSLTGTFLPGPSPPGSTGLTVYLAGGQGQVVGGSVVGSLIAAGPVMVVASTFANATYERLPLEEEEGPGQLPGGSALGMAGGSGPGGLPDPSALPIFNLGHDAFAWAHARPPPY encoded by the exons ATGAAG aggaggaagaaaagaagaagaagaagacactcCTCTCTCTATACCGGCAAGCTGGCGAACCATTGGTGGCCTGGCCACTTGGGCCTCCCTGGAGCCGAGCCGGCCTCCATCTCCCCCGGTACCAAGAACCAGGAGACACCCCCGAAAGAAGCTGATCCAAGCGGCAGCGCCACCGCTCCCAACGATGACGAGGAGAGGGAGAACAGCAGCGAGCCAAAGGAGGGCGACGTCGTGGCCAGCACCCGCAGGCCCCGTGGCCGGCCTCCAGGTTCCAAGAACAAGCCCAAGCCCCCCATTTTCATAACCCGGGACAGCCCCAACGCCCTCCACAGCCATGTCATGGAGGTCCAAGGTGGTGCAGATGTTGCCGACGCCATCGCCCAGTTTGCTCGCCGCCGCCAGCGCGGCGTCTGCGTGCTCAGCGGCGCCGGCATAGTCGCCAACGTAGCGCTCCGCCAACCATCCGCTCCGGGTTCCGTGGTGGCCCTCCATGGCCGGTTCGAGATCCTGTCCCTCACGGGGACGTTCCTGCCGGGCCCTTCACCACCAGGGTCTACTGGGCTGACGGTGTACCTCGCCGGCGGGCAGGGGCAGGTGGTGGGGGGTAGTGTCGTGGGCTCCCTGATTGCTGCAGGACCCGTTATGGTGGTCGCGTCGACGTTCGCAAACGCAACCTACGAGAGGTTGCCattagaggaggaggagggaccagGGCAGCTGCCAGGCGGGTCGGCGCTGGGGATGGCTGGAGGCAGCGGCCCCGGTGGCCTTCCTGACCCCTCGGCTCTGCCCATCTTCAATTTGGGCCACGACGCCTTTGCATGGGCTCACGCGCGGCCGCCGCCGTACTAA
- the LOC103700014 gene encoding transcriptional regulator TAC1, with translation MEAGENKESEASADDTESSEQVDGDARGRRFYECIFCKRGFSTAQALGGHMNIHRKDRARMRSTVIPSATEEPGKGSERCGSHCLIPSHQSTYPPFSESLRNYAMYFPASASSNREVKVSSDEDDHSRRPQELSLFGEELHLDLRFHGGDEAMEDREERKMDGKEEELDLELRLGHEPEARS, from the coding sequence ATGGAAGCTGGTGAAAACAAGGAATCTGAGGCATCAGCCGATGATACAGAATCGTCGGAGCAAGTGGATGGTGATGCCAGGGGCAGAAGGTTCTATGAGTGCATCTTCTGCAAGAGAGGCTTCTCCACTGCACAAGCCTTGGGCGGCCACATGAACATCCACCGGAAGGACCGAGCCAGGATGCGGTCGACTGTGATCCCTTCAGCTACTGAAGAGCCCGGTAAAGGCTCTGAGAGATGTGGATCTCACTGCTTGATCCCTAGCCATCAGTCCACTTATCCACCGTTCTCTGAGTCGCTGAGGAATTATGCCATGTACTTTCCAGCATCAGCATCTTCGAATCGTGAGGTGAAAGTGTCTAGTGATGAGGATGATCATTCGAGAAGGCCGCAAGAACTGAGTCTTTTTGGTGAGGAGTTGCATCTGGATTTAAGATTTCATGGTGGTGATGAAGCTATGGAGGatagagaagagaggaagatggacgggaaggaagaagaactgGATTTGGAACTCCGACTCGGTCATGAGCCAGAAGCCCGATCATAG
- the LOC103699104 gene encoding bet1-like SNARE 1-1, translating into MNSRRDYRSTRAALFDGIEEGGIRASSYSSHEIDEHENDQAVEGLQDRVNILKRLTGDIHEEVESHNHMLDRMGNDMDTSRGILSGTMDRFKTVFETKSSRRMATLVVSFLALFLLIYYLTK; encoded by the exons ATGAATTCAAGAAG GGATTATCGTAGCACCAGAGCTGCTCTTTTTGATGGCATTGAAGAGGGTGGAATCCGAGCTTCATCCTACAGCTCTCATGAAATTGATGAACATGAAAATGATCAAGCTGTTGAAGGGCTACAAGATAGAGTCAATATTCTAAAGAGA TTGACAGGTGATATACATGAAGAGGTTGAGAGTCATAATCATATGCTTGACCGAATG GGCAACGATATGGACACATCTAGGGGAATCCTCTCTGGAACGATGGATCGATTCAAGACG GTTTTTGAGACCAAATCAAGTCGCAGAATGGCTACGCTTGTGGTGTCTTTTCTGGCTCTCTTCTTGCTCATATATTACTTGACCAAGTAG